The Methanomassiliicoccus luminyensis B10 genome includes a window with the following:
- a CDS encoding site-2 protease family protein, producing MYEPNSVYIPPGYGKITFGRTEIKHILLAVGVLTVAFTIFFSFGYNIGGLSAAEQVLVFLAISFGAVTTGFMLHELAHKAVAQRNGAWAEFRAYPMGLMMSIFFALLGFILAAPGAVYIQGMISRKQNGIISLAGPLTNIGLAALFFGLYFVAGGGLLAFAMFQIGFINILLAMFNLLPIPPLDGYKVLKWNVPIYIAALLTAVVPVALIWSGAVVFGF from the coding sequence ATGTACGAACCCAACTCCGTCTACATCCCTCCCGGGTATGGCAAGATCACCTTCGGGAGGACCGAGATAAAGCACATACTGCTGGCCGTGGGCGTGCTGACCGTGGCGTTCACGATATTCTTCTCGTTCGGGTATAATATCGGCGGACTATCCGCGGCGGAGCAGGTGCTGGTATTCCTGGCCATCTCCTTCGGGGCGGTCACCACCGGATTCATGCTTCACGAGCTCGCCCACAAAGCGGTGGCGCAGAGGAACGGGGCGTGGGCCGAGTTCAGGGCTTATCCCATGGGCCTGATGATGTCGATATTCTTCGCGTTGCTGGGCTTTATCCTGGCCGCCCCCGGGGCCGTGTACATACAGGGTATGATTAGCCGCAAGCAGAACGGCATCATCAGCCTCGCCGGGCCGCTGACCAACATAGGCCTGGCCGCGCTGTTCTTCGGCCTGTACTTCGTGGCCGGGGGCGGGCTCCTGGCGTTCGCCATGTTCCAGATAGGGTTCATCAACATACTGCTGGCCATGTTCAACCTGCTCCCCATACCCCCGCTGGACGGATACAAGGTGCTCAAGTGGAACGTGCCGATCTATATCGCGGCCCTGCTGACCGCGGTGGTGCCAGTAGCCCTCATATGGTCCGGAGCCGTCGTGTTCGGCTTCTGA
- a CDS encoding FAD-binding oxidoreductase, which yields MASIVTSMDTEALMQIGAIVGEKNCSTRIADLYTYGFDASIHHVTPDVVVQPRSTEEVASLVKLANKLKIPIVPRGAGTGLCGGAVPLKGGMVIDMTRMNKVKEVRIEDLYCVCEAGVIYDNLQKELAPHKFTFPPTPGSAEACTVGGMVATNASGMRAVKYGGTRDYVLGLEVVLPTGEIIRVGTRTLKNASGYQLERLFTGSEGTLGIITEVTLRIVPKPKKMAMVLAGFDTLEKAGRCVSALIAKPLLPSAMELMDSTCIRAVNKAINAGLPDVAALCMIEVDGDPKVVAEELVEVAKVAESIGAVGLQQTDDPALMSKWTNARKSVMSALSRYGEGMVSVSLADDMAVPISRIPEAVVAFGQIAEKNHVVIGTYGHAADGNLHTKMLLNPESPESWRNGEKAVAEIFDTCVKLGGTVTGEHGVGISKAPYFQKERATAVGAMAAIKRALDPNNIMNPGKVQEWEDGCIIQHLRYPCPDQKD from the coding sequence ATGGCCTCCATAGTGACATCCATGGACACGGAAGCGTTGATGCAGATCGGTGCGATCGTCGGAGAGAAGAACTGCTCCACCCGGATAGCGGACCTTTACACATACGGCTTCGACGCCTCCATACACCACGTCACCCCCGACGTGGTGGTCCAGCCCCGCTCCACCGAGGAGGTCGCCTCCCTGGTCAAGCTGGCCAACAAGCTGAAGATCCCCATAGTGCCGAGGGGCGCGGGCACCGGCCTGTGCGGGGGCGCCGTACCGCTCAAGGGCGGCATGGTCATCGACATGACCCGCATGAACAAGGTCAAGGAGGTCCGGATCGAGGACCTCTACTGCGTCTGCGAGGCCGGGGTCATATATGACAATCTCCAGAAGGAGCTGGCGCCCCACAAGTTCACCTTCCCGCCCACCCCCGGCAGCGCGGAGGCCTGCACCGTGGGGGGCATGGTGGCGACCAACGCTTCTGGCATGAGGGCCGTGAAGTACGGCGGCACCAGGGACTACGTGCTCGGGCTGGAGGTCGTCCTCCCCACCGGTGAGATAATCAGGGTGGGGACGAGAACGCTCAAGAACGCCTCCGGCTACCAGCTGGAGAGGCTGTTCACCGGGAGCGAGGGCACGCTCGGCATTATCACTGAGGTCACTCTCAGGATCGTCCCGAAGCCGAAGAAGATGGCCATGGTACTGGCCGGGTTCGACACTCTCGAGAAAGCGGGCAGGTGCGTATCCGCGCTCATCGCCAAGCCCCTGCTCCCGTCGGCCATGGAACTGATGGACTCCACCTGCATCAGGGCGGTCAACAAAGCCATCAACGCTGGCCTGCCGGACGTGGCGGCGCTGTGCATGATCGAGGTCGACGGCGACCCCAAGGTGGTGGCCGAGGAGCTCGTGGAGGTGGCCAAGGTGGCGGAGTCCATCGGAGCGGTGGGGCTGCAGCAGACCGACGACCCTGCGCTGATGAGCAAGTGGACCAACGCCAGGAAGAGCGTCATGTCCGCGCTGTCCCGCTACGGCGAGGGGATGGTGTCGGTGTCCCTGGCCGACGACATGGCGGTGCCCATATCGCGCATCCCCGAGGCGGTGGTGGCGTTCGGGCAGATCGCCGAGAAGAACCATGTCGTCATCGGGACCTATGGCCATGCCGCCGACGGGAACCTCCATACCAAGATGCTGCTTAACCCTGAATCTCCGGAGTCATGGCGCAACGGCGAGAAGGCCGTGGCGGAGATCTTCGACACCTGCGTGAAGCTGGGAGGCACCGTCACCGGGGAGCACGGGGTCGGGATATCCAAGGCCCCCTACTTCCAGAAGGAGCGCGCCACCGCGGTGGGCGCCATGGCCGCTATAAAGAGGGCCCTGGACCCCAACAACATCATGAACCCCGGGAAGGTCCAGGAGTGGGAGGACGGCTGCATCATACAGCACCTCCGCTACCCCTGCCCCGACCAGAAGGATTGA
- a CDS encoding B12-binding domain-containing protein → MSDLDAINADKILTRYDILADAKDKPETIAERILPKDPVLRKVAEDVVFLKAKNIIDDTTEALKTKTAEDIIEGGLLKGMDVVAELYGRGIYYLPHVMVASDAMDKGIKIAEKSLTGARKLKGTVVMHAAEGDPHDIGKNIAAVLLKSNGYGVVDLGRDVLVDNVVKAVEEHKPIVVTGTALMTTTMSAFPKVTERLAEKGINIPFIGAGGAVNRSYVESFPMGIYAEKAANGPGLVEKAAAGWDWRKIRDNWDAIQAKKI, encoded by the coding sequence ATGTCAGACCTTGACGCAATTAATGCCGACAAGATATTGACGAGATACGACATTCTCGCCGATGCTAAGGACAAGCCTGAGACCATTGCCGAAAGGATCCTCCCCAAGGACCCAGTCCTGAGGAAGGTCGCTGAGGACGTTGTTTTCCTGAAGGCTAAGAACATCATTGATGACACCACCGAGGCCCTGAAGACCAAGACCGCGGAGGATATCATCGAAGGTGGACTGCTGAAGGGAATGGATGTCGTGGCCGAGCTGTACGGACGCGGTATCTACTACCTGCCCCATGTCATGGTAGCATCCGACGCCATGGACAAGGGGATCAAGATCGCTGAGAAGTCCCTCACTGGCGCCAGGAAGCTGAAGGGCACCGTTGTTATGCATGCTGCCGAGGGCGACCCCCACGATATCGGCAAGAACATCGCTGCCGTCCTGCTGAAGTCCAACGGCTACGGGGTAGTTGACCTGGGCAGGGATGTCCTGGTCGACAATGTCGTAAAGGCCGTCGAAGAGCACAAGCCCATTGTAGTCACCGGGACCGCCCTGATGACCACCACCATGTCCGCGTTCCCCAAGGTCACCGAGAGGCTCGCTGAGAAGGGCATCAACATCCCCTTCATCGGAGCCGGCGGTGCTGTCAACAGGTCCTATGTGGAATCGTTCCCCATGGGCATCTACGCTGAGAAGGCCGCCAACGGACCTGGCCTGGTCGAGAAGGCCGCCGCTGGATGGGACTGGAGGAAGATCAGGGACAACTGGGACGCCATCCAGGCGAAGAAGATCTGA
- the mtaB gene encoding methanol--corrinoid protein co-methyltransferase MtaB produces the protein MATKKFTKMEYASADDLIFGEAKYPLSYGLGMKVGAGSVVPEINFAPRPGSEKSPESLTKEYVDYIATDIMNRAVTLGFPAVQLENEWISQMGANSEKFAKPVVIGQKAVLKKFNDEYGIACAIRHTVADQREGDAGLKPGMDKVHAYPEKFQESIEVAAANGADVLSVESVGGKEITDYAVVRQDIKGWLFGGGYLGPIDMEWVWPQIVSVANKHKIVPGGDTYCASANTSMFMAGGYLDKDIPRTFAAVTRAIAASRTLVAIECGATGPDKDCGYEGPIVKAISGRPSAQEGKGAQDAHADLMGNLIAQTADLWSNESVEYHPEFGGSSVQCWLGVIGYEAALMNASKQLKQDKTLRDIYVASDRFRCPEAFILSYDNAYQIGQAIVENGNNYYLRSKAAGLKAAELIQASNNAGKLKLSKQEKDTLNKILTDLKSLPDEEGKFVDWAVKEYKDVPAFNPKNYEL, from the coding sequence ATGGCTACCAAGAAGTTTACCAAGATGGAATATGCTTCCGCTGATGACCTCATCTTCGGTGAGGCCAAGTACCCGCTCTCCTACGGCTTGGGCATGAAGGTCGGTGCCGGTTCCGTGGTCCCTGAGATCAACTTTGCTCCCAGGCCCGGTTCCGAGAAGAGCCCCGAGAGCCTGACCAAGGAGTACGTGGACTACATCGCCACTGACATCATGAACAGGGCCGTGACCCTCGGGTTCCCCGCTGTTCAGCTTGAGAACGAATGGATCTCCCAGATGGGCGCCAACTCTGAGAAGTTCGCCAAGCCCGTCGTCATCGGCCAGAAGGCCGTGCTGAAGAAGTTCAACGACGAGTATGGCATTGCCTGCGCCATCAGGCACACCGTCGCCGACCAGAGAGAGGGCGACGCTGGCCTGAAGCCCGGCATGGACAAGGTCCACGCCTACCCCGAGAAGTTCCAGGAGTCCATCGAGGTCGCGGCCGCGAACGGTGCCGATGTGCTGTCCGTGGAGAGCGTCGGCGGCAAGGAGATCACCGACTATGCGGTAGTCAGGCAGGATATCAAGGGCTGGCTGTTCGGCGGCGGCTACCTCGGCCCCATCGACATGGAATGGGTCTGGCCCCAGATCGTGTCTGTTGCCAACAAGCACAAGATCGTGCCCGGCGGCGACACCTACTGCGCCTCTGCGAACACCTCCATGTTCATGGCCGGCGGCTACCTGGACAAGGATATCCCCAGGACCTTCGCTGCCGTGACCCGCGCCATCGCGGCCTCCAGGACCCTGGTGGCCATCGAGTGCGGTGCCACTGGACCTGACAAGGACTGCGGCTACGAGGGCCCCATCGTCAAGGCCATATCCGGCCGCCCGTCCGCCCAGGAGGGCAAGGGCGCCCAGGATGCCCACGCTGACCTGATGGGTAACCTCATCGCTCAGACCGCTGACCTGTGGTCCAACGAGTCGGTAGAGTACCACCCCGAGTTCGGCGGCTCGTCCGTCCAGTGCTGGCTCGGCGTCATCGGCTACGAGGCCGCTCTGATGAACGCGTCCAAGCAGCTGAAGCAGGACAAGACCTTGAGGGACATCTACGTCGCCTCCGATCGCTTCAGGTGCCCTGAGGCCTTCATCCTGTCCTACGACAACGCCTACCAGATCGGACAGGCCATCGTGGAGAACGGCAACAACTACTACCTCCGTTCCAAGGCCGCCGGTCTCAAGGCCGCCGAGCTCATCCAGGCGTCCAACAACGCCGGGAAGCTGAAGCTGTCCAAGCAGGAGAAGGACACCCTGAACAAGATCCTGACCGACCTCAAGTCCCTGCCGGACGAGGAAGGCAAGTTCGTCGACTGGGCAGTGAAGGAGTACAAGGACGTACCCGCCTTCAACCCCAAGAACTACGAGCTCTAA
- a CDS encoding ACT domain-containing protein, translating to MKFEELTKDTEIRASVRKKEYTLAKVSSIPPGDDRIFAIVTDGSEISVVAETGLPLNVTEEEKPLRIISFDTKLPFDLIGFLAYITKLLADQNISLFAISAFSTDHILMKEVYLDKAVKVLKDNKVKIDLK from the coding sequence ATGAAGTTCGAGGAGCTCACCAAGGACACCGAGATCCGTGCGTCCGTGCGCAAGAAGGAATATACTCTGGCCAAGGTATCCAGCATTCCGCCTGGGGATGACCGGATCTTCGCCATCGTCACCGACGGCTCGGAGATCTCAGTGGTGGCGGAGACAGGGCTCCCGCTCAACGTAACAGAGGAGGAGAAGCCTCTCCGCATAATCTCATTCGACACCAAGCTGCCGTTTGACCTCATTGGCTTCCTGGCCTACATAACCAAGCTGCTGGCCGACCAGAACATCAGCCTGTTCGCCATCTCCGCCTTCTCCACCGACCACATCTTGATGAAGGAGGTCTACCTGGACAAGGCGGTCAAGGTCCTCAAGGACAACAAGGTCAAGATCGACCTAAAGTGA